Proteins encoded by one window of Gammaproteobacteria bacterium:
- a CDS encoding ATP synthase subunit I yields MDVAIAQVQANARKVLILQVSIAAIVALVFAVMTGGWQALSALIGGGIGAGSSLLLRRGVLRATEIAKSDPRKSMLTLYLGAVQRFFLVLGLFVVALTLFKFDALATVVGFGCAQLAYAVVMRTSSHPQQRAK; encoded by the coding sequence TTGGACGTCGCCATCGCACAAGTGCAGGCCAATGCCCGCAAGGTATTGATTCTGCAAGTGAGTATCGCCGCCATTGTGGCCTTGGTGTTTGCCGTGATGACGGGTGGCTGGCAGGCGTTGTCCGCCTTGATCGGCGGTGGAATTGGTGCAGGTTCATCGTTGTTGTTGCGGCGCGGTGTATTGCGCGCTACCGAGATCGCCAAGAGCGATCCCAGGAAGAGCATGTTGACGCTTTATCTTGGTGCGGTGCAGCGGTTTTTCCTGGTACTGGGTTTGTTTGTGGTGGCACTGACCCTGTTTAAGTTCGATGCGCTGGCAACAGTGGTTGGATTTGGGTGTGCGCAACTGGCTTATGCGGTGGTGATGCGGACGAGTAGTCATCCGCAGCAACGCGCGAAATAA
- the atpB gene encoding F0F1 ATP synthase subunit A yields MSAAENSGGGGSVEYIQHHLTNLCAGNCDPVTHQSAGFWSYNLDSLFFSFMLAALIIVVSMRIGRNLVAGTPGRFQNFIESIVEFVAGQVRDTFPGHNPLIAPLALTIFVWVWLMNFMDLIPVDLLPMVASWFGFHYLKVVPTTDLNTTMAMSLTVFALIIFYNLKVKGPVGYLKMFLFHPFGKFFVPVNVVMTLIEELAKPLSLALRLFGNLFAGELVFLLIALIGGSMAAGGILAALPWISLQALLDLGWLIFHLLVITLQAFIFMVLTIVYLGMAHTSVDDH; encoded by the coding sequence TTGAGTGCAGCAGAGAATTCAGGTGGCGGTGGCTCGGTTGAGTACATCCAGCACCATTTGACCAATCTGTGTGCCGGTAACTGCGATCCGGTCACCCATCAGTCTGCTGGTTTTTGGTCTTACAATCTAGATAGCTTATTCTTCAGCTTCATGCTGGCGGCGCTGATCATTGTGGTGTCGATGCGCATCGGTCGTAACCTGGTCGCCGGTACTCCAGGCCGCTTCCAGAATTTCATCGAATCGATAGTTGAGTTTGTTGCTGGTCAGGTGCGCGATACCTTTCCCGGTCACAATCCCCTGATTGCGCCGTTGGCGCTGACCATCTTCGTCTGGGTCTGGCTGATGAACTTCATGGACTTGATCCCCGTAGATTTGCTGCCGATGGTGGCAAGCTGGTTCGGCTTCCATTATTTGAAAGTTGTGCCGACCACCGATCTCAACACCACGATGGCGATGTCGCTGACGGTGTTCGCGCTGATCATTTTCTATAACCTCAAGGTCAAGGGCCCGGTGGGCTACTTGAAAATGTTCCTGTTCCACCCCTTCGGCAAGTTCTTTGTACCGGTGAACGTGGTCATGACCTTGATCGAGGAGCTGGCCAAGCCGTTGTCGCTGGCACTGCGACTCTTCGGTAACTTGTTCGCAGGCGAGCTGGTGTTCCTGTTGATCGCATTGATCGGTGGTTCCATGGCTGCGGGCGGCATTCTGGCCGCGCTGCCCTGGATCTCGTTACAAGCATTGCTGGATCTGGGCTGGTTGATATTCCACTTGCTGGTCATCACCCTCCAGGCCTTCATCTTCATGGTGTTGACCATCGTCTATCTGGGCATGGCACACACCAGTGTGGATGATCATTAA
- the atpE gene encoding F0F1 ATP synthase subunit C, whose product MTPEMIAMIYAYTAVGVGVILAAAGLGSAIGWGLICAKTLEGIARQPEMRPALMTNMFIFAGLMESFPFIILAFAMWFLFANPFVGALEAALKTVGA is encoded by the coding sequence ATGACACCTGAAATGATCGCGATGATTTACGCCTACACCGCCGTTGGCGTTGGTGTAATTCTGGCCGCTGCCGGTCTGGGCTCAGCCATTGGCTGGGGATTGATCTGCGCCAAGACTTTGGAAGGCATCGCTCGCCAACCAGAAATGCGTCCTGCCCTGATGACCAACATGTTCATCTTCGCGGGCTTGATGGAGTCTTTCCCGTTCATCATCCTGGCCTTCGCTATGTGGTTCCTGTTCGCTAACCCATTTGTTGGCGCCCTGGAAGCTGCTCTGAAGACCGTGGGTGCTTAA
- a CDS encoding F0F1 ATP synthase subunit B, with the protein MNITASLFGQIIAFVLLIWFVNKFLWGPVNGLLSDRQKRIADGLAAAEKGKHELELAEKRAHEALNEAKARASEILAQAEKRASEIVEESKGKAKEEGDRIKTAAVAEIEQEANRAKEQIRAQVGSIAVIAASKILSREVDAKAHEQLIKDLAAQI; encoded by the coding sequence GTGAATATTACTGCGTCCCTGTTCGGACAGATCATCGCCTTCGTGCTGTTGATCTGGTTCGTGAACAAGTTCCTGTGGGGGCCCGTGAATGGCTTGCTCAGCGATCGCCAAAAGCGCATCGCTGATGGCCTGGCTGCCGCAGAAAAAGGCAAGCATGAGCTGGAATTGGCCGAGAAGCGCGCACATGAAGCGCTGAACGAAGCCAAGGCCCGTGCCAGCGAAATCCTGGCTCAAGCTGAAAAGCGTGCCAGCGAAATTGTGGAAGAGTCTAAAGGTAAGGCTAAAGAAGAAGGTGACCGGATCAAGACCGCCGCTGTTGCTGAAATCGAACAAGAAGCCAATCGCGCCAAGGAACAAATCCGGGCGCAAGTGGGTTCGATTGCAGTGATCGCCGCTAGCAAGATTTTGAGTCGCGAAGTCGATGCCAAGGCTCATGAACAACTGATCAAAGATCTGGCCGCCCAAATCTAA
- a CDS encoding F0F1 ATP synthase subunit delta, giving the protein MAEKTTIARPYAQAMFDIARAKGILSKVDQALQLAAIGVTDPSVAALVGNPKVSKSKLAELITSIGGADAGGEFSNFIHLLAENSRLAVLPEIAQLFAQYRAEQESTIEAEVVSASALNDSQKQAIIASLKKRLGREVTLQCSTDASLIGGAVIRAGDLVIDGSITTQLNKLALAVAR; this is encoded by the coding sequence ATGGCAGAGAAAACCACAATTGCACGTCCCTATGCGCAAGCGATGTTCGACATCGCACGCGCAAAAGGCATATTGAGTAAAGTCGATCAGGCGTTGCAGCTCGCTGCAATCGGTGTGACTGACCCGTCGGTTGCCGCGTTGGTGGGTAATCCTAAGGTATCCAAGTCGAAGCTCGCGGAATTGATCACGAGCATCGGCGGTGCGGATGCCGGCGGCGAATTCAGTAACTTCATTCACTTGCTGGCCGAAAATAGCCGTCTGGCGGTGTTGCCTGAAATCGCGCAGCTGTTTGCTCAATATCGCGCCGAGCAGGAAAGCACGATCGAAGCCGAGGTTGTATCGGCAAGCGCGCTCAACGATTCGCAGAAGCAGGCGATCATCGCCAGCCTCAAAAAGCGACTCGGCCGTGAGGTGACGTTGCAGTGTTCCACCGACGCAAGTCTGATCGGTGGCGCCGTGATACGGGCAGGAGATTTAGTTATTGACGGGTCGATCACGACGCAGCTGAATAAGCTGGCGCTCGCGGTTGCCCGCTAA
- a CDS encoding F0F1 ATP synthase subunit alpha gives MQLNAAEISELIKKRIESFEVKTEARTEGTVVSLSDGIARIHGLADVMSGEMLEFPGNTFGMALNLERDSVGAVILGSYQHISEGAKVKCTGRILEVPVGEALLGRVVDSLGTPIDGKGPIDTKKSAPIEQIAPGVLWRKSVDQPLQTGLKAIDAMVPVGRGQRELIIGDRQTGKTAVAIDAIINQKGTGIKCIYVAIGQKASSVANVVRKLEEHDALAHTIIVAATASDPAAMQFIAPYAGCAMGEYFRDKGEDALIVYDDLTKQAWAYRQVSLLLRRPPGREAYPGDVFYLHSRLLERAARVNADYVERHTNGAVKGKTGSLTALPIIETQAGDVSAFVPTNVISITDGQIFLESDLFNSGIRPAINAGLSVSRVGGAAQTKIIKKLGGGVRLDLAQYRELAAFAQFASDLDEATRKQIERGQRVTELMKQKQYSPLSVAEMAFSLFAANQGFLDDVEVKKVVNFEAAMHSYLRSNNADLLALINEKGDFNDDIAAKMTDALKKFKATSTW, from the coding sequence ATGCAATTGAACGCTGCTGAGATTAGCGAACTGATTAAAAAGCGCATCGAAAGCTTCGAAGTCAAGACCGAAGCGCGCACCGAAGGTACCGTGGTAAGTCTTAGCGACGGTATCGCCCGCATTCACGGTCTGGCCGACGTCATGTCCGGTGAAATGCTGGAGTTCCCAGGCAACACGTTCGGGATGGCGCTCAATCTTGAGCGTGACTCCGTCGGTGCGGTAATTCTGGGTTCATACCAGCACATCTCCGAAGGCGCCAAGGTCAAGTGCACCGGCCGCATTCTTGAAGTGCCGGTTGGCGAAGCCCTGCTCGGCCGCGTTGTTGATTCGCTGGGTACCCCGATCGATGGCAAAGGCCCGATCGACACCAAAAAATCCGCTCCAATTGAGCAGATTGCGCCTGGCGTATTGTGGCGTAAATCGGTTGACCAGCCGTTGCAAACCGGCCTCAAGGCCATCGATGCCATGGTGCCTGTCGGTCGCGGTCAGCGTGAATTGATCATCGGTGACCGTCAGACGGGTAAAACCGCTGTCGCCATCGACGCTATCATTAATCAAAAAGGTACGGGCATTAAGTGTATCTACGTTGCTATCGGCCAGAAGGCATCTTCTGTCGCCAACGTAGTACGCAAGCTGGAAGAGCACGATGCGCTGGCGCACACCATCATTGTCGCTGCGACCGCCTCTGATCCTGCGGCTATGCAGTTCATTGCGCCTTACGCCGGTTGTGCCATGGGTGAGTATTTCCGTGACAAGGGCGAAGACGCGTTGATCGTCTATGATGACTTGACCAAGCAAGCTTGGGCTTATCGCCAAGTATCCTTGTTGCTGCGTCGTCCGCCAGGTCGTGAAGCGTATCCGGGTGACGTTTTCTACCTGCACTCGCGTCTGCTGGAGCGTGCGGCACGTGTTAACGCCGATTACGTTGAGCGTCACACCAATGGCGCTGTGAAAGGCAAAACCGGTTCCTTGACCGCGCTGCCGATCATCGAAACCCAGGCCGGTGACGTATCTGCCTTCGTTCCGACCAACGTCATCTCGATCACCGATGGTCAGATCTTCCTCGAGTCCGATCTGTTCAACTCGGGCATCCGTCCTGCGATCAACGCCGGTCTGTCGGTATCGCGCGTCGGTGGCGCGGCTCAGACCAAGATCATCAAGAAACTCGGTGGCGGTGTTCGTCTCGACTTGGCCCAGTATCGTGAATTGGCGGCATTTGCCCAGTTCGCGTCTGACCTGGACGAAGCGACCCGCAAGCAGATCGAGCGCGGCCAACGCGTTACCGAACTGATGAAGCAGAAGCAATATTCACCGCTGTCGGTTGCCGAAATGGCCTTCTCATTGTTTGCTGCCAATCAGGGTTTCCTGGATGACGTCGAAGTGAAGAAAGTCGTTAACTTCGAAGCTGCGATGCACTCGTACCTGCGTTCGAACAACGCTGACCTGTTGGCGCTGATCAACGAGAAGGGCGACTTCAACGACGATATCGCCGCCAAGATGACAGACGCTCTGAAGAAATTCAAAGCAACCAGCACCTGGTAA
- the atpG gene encoding F0F1 ATP synthase subunit gamma: MAVGKEIRVKIKSIKNTQKITRAMEMVAASKMRKAQERMRSSRPYAQKIRNVINHLAYAHPEYHHPYLQKKDTIKRVGLIIVSTDRGLCGGLNTNSFKTAVVEMRKWRDQGVEVDLCLLGKKANAFFKRVSKNIRAQATDFGDAPTVSQIIGSIKVMLDAFDSGEIDRIDLVYNEFVNTMTQQPTAVQLLPIQAAKPEKELEHHWDYLYEPEAKEVLTELLVRFIESQVYQGLVENVACEQAARMVAMKAATDNAGDLIHELQLVYNKARQAAITQEISEIVSGAAAV, from the coding sequence ATGGCAGTCGGTAAAGAGATTCGCGTCAAGATCAAGAGTATCAAGAATACTCAGAAGATCACCCGCGCCATGGAAATGGTCGCGGCGAGCAAGATGCGTAAGGCTCAGGAGCGGATGCGATCATCGCGTCCTTATGCGCAAAAGATTCGCAACGTGATTAATCACCTGGCGTATGCTCATCCTGAGTATCACCATCCTTACTTGCAAAAGAAGGATACGATCAAGCGTGTCGGACTGATCATTGTGTCTACGGATCGCGGTCTGTGCGGTGGCCTGAACACAAATTCGTTCAAGACCGCTGTCGTGGAGATGCGTAAGTGGCGTGATCAAGGTGTTGAGGTGGATCTTTGTCTGCTGGGGAAAAAGGCCAATGCCTTCTTCAAGCGTGTCAGCAAGAACATCCGCGCCCAGGCCACCGATTTTGGCGACGCGCCGACGGTAAGCCAGATCATCGGCAGCATCAAGGTCATGCTTGATGCGTTTGATTCTGGTGAAATCGATCGTATCGATCTGGTGTACAACGAGTTCGTCAACACCATGACTCAGCAGCCGACGGCGGTACAGTTGTTGCCGATCCAGGCCGCCAAGCCGGAAAAGGAACTTGAGCACCACTGGGACTATTTGTACGAGCCTGAGGCCAAGGAAGTGTTGACTGAGCTGTTGGTGCGCTTTATTGAGTCACAGGTGTATCAAGGTCTGGTTGAGAACGTGGCCTGTGAGCAGGCGGCGCGCATGGTGGCGATGAAGGCAGCAACCGACAACGCCGGCGACCTGATCCACGAATTGCAGTTGGTGTACAACAAGGCGCGTCAGGCAGCTATTACGCAGGAAATTTCGGAAATCGTCAGCGGCGCGGCGGCGGTGTAA